A genomic window from Lycium barbarum isolate Lr01 chromosome 4, ASM1917538v2, whole genome shotgun sequence includes:
- the LOC132635751 gene encoding E3 ubiquitin-protein ligase AIP2, translating to MEEELKKKLQELQKKLGKKQMFEEAVSNIRSLLLQYYPSASPSLRNSFYTVVCRVATILKTRYTMPGFWNAGLGLFIEAEHLVSGSSEKKHLQSCITQAQEQLAEVVNESRHTTSTENGSNRRFLFEGHLTVDPEPEQPAWLEQSNLLTAAAALLAGESSQGDPANVNASEGGHNVLEELVARLDNMIPEMLDDGPAAPRRPPASKQVVANLPVTTVTDEFLTKLGADAECAICREVLVVDDKMQELPCKHMFHPPCLKPWLDEHNSCPICRHELLTDDHHYESWKEREKEAEEERKGAANAVREGEYMYV from the exons ATGGAGGAAGAATTAAAGAAGAAGCTTCAAGAATTGCAGAAGAAATTAGGGAAGAAACAAATGTTTGAGGAAGCTGTATCCAACATTAGATCCCTTCTTCTTCAATATTATCCTTCTGCTTCCCCATCTCTCCGTAATTCG TTCTATACGGTTGTATGTCGGGTTGCCACCATTTTAAAGACAAGATACACAATGCCTGGATTTTGGAATGCTGGACTCGGGCTATTCATTGAGGCTGAGCACCTGGTGTCAGGGTCATCTGAGAAGAAACATTTGCAGAGTTGCATTACTCAGGCACAAGAGCAGTTAGCTGAAGTAGTGAATGAATCTCGGCATACAACATCAACAGAAAATGGCTCAAATAGAA GATTCCTTTTTGAGGGGCATCTAACTGTTGACCCTGAGCCTGAGCAGCCTGCTTGGCTCGAGCAGTCTAATCTTCTCACTGCCGCTGCAGCACTTCTGGCTGGTGAATCCTCTCAAGGTGATCCAGCCAATGTTAACGCTTCGGAAGGTGGTCACAATGTACTTGAGGAGCTGGTTGCTAGACTAGATAATATGATACCAGAG ATGCTGGACGACGGTCCTGCAGCCCCGAGAAGGCCACCTGCCAGTAAACAAGTCGTGGCAAACCTCCCAGTTACTACTGTCACAGATGAGTTCTTGACAAAGCTTGGTGCAGACGCGGAATGTGCAATTTGTAGGGAAGTGTTGGTTGTAGATGACAAGATGCAAGAGTTGCCCTGCAAGCATATGTTTCACCCTCCTTGCCTGAAGCCATGGCTG GATGAGCACAACTCTTGTCCAATTTGTCGGCATGAGTTGCTCACAGATGATCATCACTATGAGAGCTGGAAGGAGCGAGAAAAGGAGGCggaggaagaaagaaaaggggcTGCTAATGCAGTTCGTGAGGGTGAATACATGTATGTATAA